Part of the Schaalia odontolytica genome is shown below.
CAGATCGGTGTCAGCCTGCGCGCCTTCTCCTGGAACATCGACGGAGATATTGGCTACGTGCTCAACCCCCGCATCGTGGCGCTGAGCGAGGACGAGTACCAGGATGGGGACGAGGGATGTCTGTCGGTTCCCGACCTGTGGTACCCGACCAAGCGCTCGTGGTACGCCCGCTGCGAGGGAACGGACCTGGACGGCAAGAAGGTTGTCGTCGAAGGTGAGGAGCTGATGGCGCGTTGCATCCAGCACGAGTGCGATCACCTTGATGGTCACATCTACATCGACAG
Proteins encoded:
- the def gene encoding peptide deformylase; this encodes MAIRPIRIIGDPVLRTVCDPITEVTPSVKALVEDLLEGVDMEGRAGLAANQIGVSLRAFSWNIDGDIGYVLNPRIVALSEDEYQDGDEGCLSVPDLWYPTKRSWYARCEGTDLDGKKVVVEGEELMARCIQHECDHLDGHIYIDRLDRPTRKKALRDIRAAGF